One window of Camelina sativa cultivar DH55 chromosome 4, Cs, whole genome shotgun sequence genomic DNA carries:
- the LOC104781795 gene encoding uncharacterized protein LOC104781795 encodes MQTPSMAASSTTFYYPIPKSFLLSSPPRHKRNPNLISCSTKPICSPPSPSPPPLQTTTNHRSQKQNLRLPTFEDSFLLYQFSSSSNEDPGFFNRIPEQFDGEPRELVLPSVEDNKGLAISSNMWWADLKAAVGQRINVEGIVSSVSVIVRDRRLVIPHVSVKDLRYIDWGELKRKGFKGVVFDKDNTLTAPYSLAIWPPLRPSIERCKAVFGHDIAVFSNSAGLTEYDHDDSKAKALEAEIGIRVLRHRVKKPAGTAEEVEKHFGCTSSELIMVGDRPFTDIVYGNRNGFLTVLTEPLSRAEEPFIVRQVRRLELALLKRWLRKGLKPVDHSLVSDVTQFIKVPSDL; translated from the exons ATGCAGACCCCATCGATGGCTGCCTCCTCCACTACCTTCTACTACCCAATCCCTAAAAGTTTCCTTCTTTCATCTCCTCCCCGTCACAAACGAAACCCTAATCTCATCTCTTGCTCCACCAAACCCATCTGCTCTCCTCCTTcgccttctcctcctcctctgcaaACGACAACAAACCATCGAAGCCAAAAGCAGAATCTGCGTTTACCCACTTTTGAAGATTCGTTTCTTCTTTACCAATTCAGCTCCTCCTCGAACGAAGACCCAGGATTCTTTAACCGGATCCCTGAACAATTCGACGGAGAGCCACGCGAATTGGTGTTGCCGAGTGTAGAAGACAACAAGGGGTTGGCTATTTCGTCGAACATGTGGTGGGCAGATCTGAAAGCGGCTGTTGGGCAACGAATCAATGTTGAGGGTATCGTTTCTTCGGTCTCCGTTATCGTTAGGGATCGTCGTTTGGTTATCCCGCATGTTTCTGTGAAAGATTTGAGGTACATTGATTGGGGAGAGCTCAAGAGAAAGGGCTTCAAAGGTGTAGTGTTCGATAAAGATAATACTCTTACGGCTCCTTATTCTTTAGCGATTTGGCCACCACTCCGACCTTCTATTGAGCGGTGTAAAGCCGTATTTGGTCATGACATCGCCGTGTTCAGCAATTCCGCTG GGCTTACGGAATATGATCATGATGATTCGAAAGCTAAAGCATTGGAGGCTGAAATAGGAATTAGAGTATTGAGGCATA GAGTAAAGAAGCCTGCGGGAACTGCTGAAGAAGTCGAGAAACACTTTGGTTGCACATCTTCGGAGCTAATCATG GTGGGTGATCGACCTTTCACAGATATTGTTTACGGAAACAGAAACGGGTTTCTAACCGTGTTAACCGAACCTTTGAGTCGAGCTGAGGAGCCTTTCATTGTTAGACAG GTGAGGAGATTAGAGTTGGCCTTGTTGAAACGTTGGTTGAGAAAAGGTTTGAAGCCTGTGGATCATAGTTTGGTATCAGATGTAACACAGTTTATTAAGGTTCCATCAGATTTGTAA
- the LOC104781796 gene encoding peroxisomal and mitochondrial division factor 1-like, which yields MADEVVIHSDVEDRSAKGIYESDHDGGESKELERKIEESEIKNQELKKENLDLKERVERLTGEIEEMKGVEEEMNQRFGEMEKEIEEYEEEKKALESISTRAVELESEVSDLQDDLFTSLNGVDKTAEEVVELKKALAEKVEKLEGCEKEAEGLRKDRAEVEKRVRDLERKIGVLEVREMEEKSKKLRLEEELREKADEKEREIDELQKKVGVLSLELVKNGEELEKLKSEKKLTEVALSETQKREKEMELKKDELLKKVEEGNKTVFGLNERARNLSNGVRGTNGGDQKGSVEAEFQWPVVAAGSVGAVGLVAATLFVCYSKLR from the coding sequence ATGGCGGATGAGGTGGTTATTCACAGCGATGTTGAAGATCGTTCGGCGAAGGGGATCTACGAGTCCGATCATGACGGTGGAGAGTCAAAGGAACTGGAGAGGAAGATTGAGGAATCGGAGATCAAGAACCAGGAGCTTAAGAAGGAGAATCTCGATTTGAAGGAGAGGGTAGAGAGGCTTACGGGAGAAATTGAAGAGATGAAAGGTGTAGAAGAGGAGATGAATCAGAGATTCGGGgaaatggagaaagagattgaggaatacgaggaagagaagaaggctCTGGAATCTATTTCTACGAGAGCTGTGGAGCTTGAAAGTGAGGTGTCGGATCTTCAGGATGATCTGTTCACTTCCTTGAACGGCGTTGATAAGACTGCGGAAGAAGTGGTGGAGCTGAAGAAGGCGTTGGCTGAGAAAGTGGAGAAGCTGGAGGGGTGTGAGAAGGAAGCTGAGGGTTTAAGGAAAGATAGAGCTGAGGTTGAGAAGAGGGTTAGGGATTTGGAGAGGAAAATTGGGGTTTTGGAAGTGAGGGAAATGGAGGAGAAGAGTAAGAAACTTAGATTGGAAGAGGAGTTGAGGGAGAAAGctgatgagaaagagagagagattgatgaatTGCAGAAGAAAGTTGGTGTTTTGAGTCTGGAATTGGTGAAGAATGGAGAGGAATTGGAGAAATTGAAGTCTGAGAAGAAGCTCACGGAGGTAGCTTTGAGTGAAACTCAAAAAAGGGAGAAGGAGATGGAGTTGAAGAAGGACGAGTTGCTGAAGAAGGTTGAGGAAGGTAATAAGACTGTGTTTGGGTTGAACGAGAGAGCCAGGAATCTTAGTAATGGAGTCAGAGGCACAAATGGTGGTGACCAAAAGGGTTCCGTGGAAGCAGAGTTTCAGTGGCCAGTGGTTGCTGCTGGATCAGTTGGAGCTGTTGGTTTGGTTGCAGCAACCTTGTTCGTCTGCTATTCTAAGCTAAGGTGA
- the LOC104781798 gene encoding transcription factor PAR2-like has translation MEKTLASSHTKRSSPSPSTAVNASSTGFNRRTKQRLSDATASVSETTRAEDDDDNEEEGVEEKIEALQTIVPGGTALGVDALFEETASYILALQCQINAIKVLTAFLERCEKDDMKFGG, from the coding sequence ATGGAGAAAACCCTAGCCTCTTCCCACACCAAACGCTCTTCGCCATCTCCATCCACCGCTGTGAACGCAAGCTCAACCGGTTTCAACCGCAGAACCAAACAAAGGTTGTCTGATGCAACGGCGAGTGTAAGCGAGACGACCCGcgcagaagatgatgatgacaacgaagaagaaggagtggAGGAGAAGATCGAGGCACTTCAGACAATAGTCCCCGGAGGAACGGCTCTTGGTGTAGACGCGCTGTTCGAAGAGACAGCTAGTTACATTTTGGCTCTGCAGTGTCAGATCAATGCCATCAAAGTCCTTACTGCGTTTCTTGAGCGCTGTGAGAAAGATGATATGAAGTTTGGAGGTTGA